AACTGAAAGGTTGAGTAGGGCAATGGATTTGAAAACTAAAAGTAACCAAATCCCTGTGAAATGCAGATACTGATCTCACAAAGTTTTGGAAAATCTGGGGCTAATTGCCTGAAATGGGATGCACAGGAAGTCTTTCATGTGGGAAAACATCAGTCAGTCACTGCCCAAACTGCCCACTCTCAGAATACCTCCTTAATAGCAATCACTATGAGATGCTTTATGAAACATACTCTGCATCTTCATAAGCACTGAGTGAAAAGGCATTTCTCCTGTCTTCTGATAACACTTGTTATGAATCCAAACTGCTCAGCCTGCGGAATACTCACCACAAGAAGCACAAAAGCAGCGTTTATTGATACACAAAAAATGCTGAACacaaaaacacaacagcagAAGAGGATACTGAAATGATACCTTTAATGCATAGGCACGGTAAATCGGTTAACTTCATCGGAATTGAAATACATAGAAAAGTAAAATTTTCTGGTTACAGGTTATTTCTCTGCTGCACGTCTATTACAACCAGTAAATGGCAAAAAGCATCTGATCCCGAAGTGCTACACCTCCTCTTTGGCACCAGGTGGCGCAAGTGACCTACAAGCACGTTCACAAAGCTGGCAGTATTTGCTTTGCCACCCTCAAGCTAataaggcattttttttttaacatgtgaaaatgaagaaaaaaaaaaaaatggcacagCACCAGTCACTCCCTTTACCCTTGACTCACCATCTGCTTTGTTCCTTTACGCAGAATATTCCTGCAGCTTAACTCAGAAGTTTCCAAAATTTTCAACAGGCATTAAGCTGAGCCCTTCTAACTGGAAAATGTTTCATGCTGCTGTCAGTTCTGAGAGACATTTACATAGAACAGGACATGCCGAGAAGCAGGTGTCTCTGATCTGCTGTTGAATTCCCTAAGCTTAAGGAACATGGAAGCACTTTTCCAATACAAGATAATCATTTGCTGCTATATGTAAATGCTGTATACAATCAGCATTTATGTATGGAACACAAAACATCAGGCATTATTTTAGATGTAGCAGATATTGGGCATAACAATACCTATTAACATACTTAAATGCATTTAAATACACATCCATGGCAACTCAGAACTGGCAACAGAGCTCAGAAACAGAACTGGTTTTTGGCAGATACCTCAAAGAAGATTCAGTAGTATCCTCTACTCCTATCTGCAGCACTCATACAACAAATTTAGACAAAGTACTAATGCTGCTCCCATTTCTCTGAGTACATGAAGCATGCTGCTGTGAAACAGTTTACTGTTCCAAGAGCATCCAATATCCACTTCCTGCACTGGGATTTAGGCTCATCACAACTACTTCCTTAATATTCATATTTTGTGTTGTGCATCTAGAATGACACATCATAATTTATATCTAAGGCAGTAACATATTTGCACTAGTGATAAGAAGATGTCTGCagattattaaaaacaaacacatgaattaaatgaaaaagaagTCTGGCTTAATATGAAACAAAAAATCTCTCTTACTTCATACTCTGTTACTGAAACTATTCAGGAACCCTTCTACCAAGGAAAATGGAGTGCAGAGTAACACATTAAGTCATGACTGATGACTGTCTGCAAAACATTTGATATGTTTTATGGGGTGTAAAGACAAAGTAAGTCCATGTCAATACATCTACCTTTCAGCCATTGATGTTAACATGAATTCAGATTTTTATCAGGGGTGGGGAGAAacataaacaaaataaaccccacagagcagctccagcaactACAAACAAGTCACATACACACACTGACCTGGTGTGATCTTGAGTGTCCAAGTATGAGAAGTTCACTGTTAGCGCACAATGTTTGTAAGCTAGACTGTCCAGAATCAGATCTGTCAGACACTGAACTCTGAACCACTTCAAATGCAGACCTGCAAAACTGATGTTCTAGACTGGCACTCTGGAAGTGATAAATGAGACCGTTCCATCCTCTTAACCTTGCACACACTGAGCGGATCAGAAGAGATCCTCAGCAAGCAGTATGCACTGGCAGATAAAAAAAGGTTCATCTGTCCACTATGCAAATACAACATGATTTACACTTGGTGCAATAAAGACAACACACAAAGCAAGAGAATAAAGCAGAAATTGTTTGCTCTAGAGAAACACAGCATGATTCTAAGATTGGAACTTAGAGACTTTATGTTATCCTGctggaaaggaagagggaagactGTTTTTTGCAGCCCCTTTTCATTAATGGGCTAATGGAAAAGACACACAATTCAAAATACGAGAACAGCAACACAAGCAGCACTTTCAAGAGCTGCCTATGCTTGAAAATATGCACCTAGAAATCAGATAAAACTAACTAAAAGTGAATTCTCACTTCACAAAGTGCCTTTTAAAGATCAATAGTAATTACTAGtttcggggcggggggggggggggggggggggggggggggggcgacaccaaaacccaccaaaaaaatcccaccaaaaGAAAAGCCTAAAGCCTACCCCCAAAGCAAAACCTCAACTAAAAGATAATCTGGAATTCCCAGCCTTTACAGAAGTAGCTTCCAAAGGCCAACAGTATTCTTCTGAGATTCACCCAAGTTATCCCTGCACTACCTTAAGAGAATGTCTGCTATAAAAGTATATATGCTTTAATGACTTGTTTGGCTCGTGTTCACACAGCCCTGAATCCCAGGCACTGGCCAAAGGCTCTGAAGAGGCAAATAGGAGGCAGAGGTGCAAGGAGGGCCTTTGTGCTCTCTTCTGGCACTTGTGTAATTATGAAGCTCCTGTGATAAAAGTCTGTGATGGCAGACACAGAAGCCTGAAGTATTCCAGATTTGTTGCAGCACATACAAACCTTTACCTGTTTGGTGGGGATAACCCTCTTTTTCACTTCAGACTGGTTTTATGATCACTGAGAAACTGCAGTCCCCAGTACTGATCACCACCATAAGTAACTGAACACTCCCACTGGCCGTATTTACCCAACAGACAACTGTTCCAGTTCCAGctgttttcccccttctctgtgCATATTCAACTCAAATGAACACCAAATATTAACACAATTACAATCTTGTCCCTCAAAGGGCGGAGTTGGGAAAGCGATTTGCAGGCAAAGCTAAGAGAGGTTACCATACAGGTATAGCTGTACACACACAGGTGTGTATGCATCTATGCAGAAGTATCTCAAGAACCAGCCTGTAGAGACACCAAGTGAAGCGAGGACAGTCTCAGCTCGTCTGCTCAGTCCCTTCACTTTGCAGCAGGATTCTGAGGAGGTTGCAGTTTGTAGGTGCTGAAATAGTTCACCACTTGCTGAGGGACTTCTGCCAGGACACACTGCGCCAGAGCTTCTTTTGGAGACTTataaaagaaagaacaacaggttTCAGTTTCTACCAACTCTTAACAGAAATCCTGACAACTAACAAGCACCTCCTCTCTACCAGTCCATTTTAAAGCCTGACATGTTACAGAGGACTTTAGACACTGCCCTTGTGGGACAGATGGAGGCTTCCCTGACATCTTTACCTTCCTGCTCCCATTATCAGGAGCCAGCTGGCTGCCTTGTTCTACTGAGGTAGTAGAAGATGAATATATAAAGAGCCATGGCTGAAGGTACCTCCTGTCACATGAAATACACACATGCCCTGTGCAGACATCAAACCTCACCCCTGTAAACACACTTCCCCTACATGCTGAAGACGACCCTTCAGGGTCATGCCTCATCACCTGCAACCTTGTGCACCGAAGTCTCACCCACAATAACTATGATTACAGAACAGCTGGAGATCCTGGGTTTACTATAGACTAAGCAGCCATGTGAAGAAACAAAGTGCTCCTTTTTCTAGAAACTTAAAGCATTTGGACATAATTTTATACTAAATAACCTACATGCAAGTGCATCATTCATTAAGTATATTTGGTATTTATTTTGCTCTTTCTCCTTGCAGTTTGCCTGAGCTACTCTGAGACTCAAAGAACTTGCATCAAAAGTAAAAATACAAAGACAAAATATGAAGGTATGACTGTTATTATTAACAGTGTTAATactaagaaacaaagaaaaatggaaacatCTTAGGATAGACATAAAAATATTGCTCCTATTTTCCCCATCCTGAGGAAACAGGGtcattttgttgggttttttttttccattcaacTTTTTTCAGCAGTATGACATTATAAGAGAGACTATATTAGCCTGCACATATTTTATTGGCTtctacagcaaagaaaataaataaatcaaggcTCCATTCTTTCCTTGCCAATTTTCAAATACATTTCCtttaatgaaaatgaaaactatCACCACTATTGTGCCCACACACAATTTCTCCTGATTACAACCTTCCAGATTGAGCCCTGGATTTTAACACTGCACTAAAATGTGAGACTAATCCACATCTACAAGTGGGTATCCACAATAAAAAACCAGAACAGAACACTTTAACATGAGCACAAAACCACAGtaagttcttccctgtgaatGAATAACATCCCCATCTGTTCAATCAAGTCTGAGGCATAATTACAAAGGTCATcattcccctgcagcagcttgccagaAACGGGGTGCTGCAACCAGAAATGGAGCTGCTTTGAACATGACTCAGCTCACCTAAAACAAATTCTACAGATGAAGTTTTCTGTCCCTTTTAATGTTTCAGCATTTCATAAAGACTTCTCAGACATCACAGTCTCCTGTCAGAGATGCTGCAAAAGCTTAGGACTACATGTAGGATGTCCCAGGAAAGCCAGCATACCTCTACACTATTTATTAAGCATACCACTAAGATTACTTACATTTTGGAACTTCCTGAATGGTACAAACTGTACAATGTCTCtgacagctgcttctcctgatgAGGACCTAAGAACTCCATTGTCACCATCAAGAAACTCCATAGCATCAAAGTCTGCTCCTCCAACACCAACAATGATGATGGACATGGGCAATTTTGAAGCATTGACAATGGCAGTTCGAGTTTGATCAAGGTCTGTTATCACACCATCTGTTATGATCAGAAGTATAAAGTATTGCTGTCAAAACAAAAAGCACCAAGTTACGACAACCAGAAAACACGCAGGCACTCTCCTATATGCAAAGGCTTTAATTAGACTTCAATACCTGTGTAACACTGCAAGAGTTTTGAATAGAAGATACCATAGTAGTGCCATGTTTTTATTAAGTTCACATTTCAACTCTGAAGAGTTTCGGTCCATTCAGGAGAGAATTGTGGTAcgcaacccccaaaaaaaatcagttagCTTTTAACTTATGTTAAGGGTACCAAACACCACCCAAGGAAGTACTTACAAGCTTAAAAGACAAAAGTAGTATTTAAGtcagaagggggggtggggggggagaagggcaagaaaaacATACATGCTACCATAAAACACTTACGgatgctgtttgctgctgcgtagctgcagcagcaaatctCGCCACGTGATTTATGATTGGAGAAAAATTGGTTGGCCCGTATAACTGCACTTGAGGGAGACAAGCTCGGTATGCATCGACAATGCCTTGGACTCCTGAAGAACACAAACAGAAGCTATTAAGTTTTTCCTATTAGCTCTGGGACTTGATCTTCCTAAAATACTGTTATTTATGCCATGATGCAAAGATGTAAAACTAAGCATGAAGACGACAAAATAAATGCCCCATGAGCAGTAGAGGCCTTCAGCTTGACCTGTGCTTAACGCACATGCTTACCATGTCTGGCTTTATGTGAAGATAAAGGCTAAATACTGCATGCTCCAGTGAGTGTAACTGAACTACAACAGCTCTCTTCACCTGGCAGCTTGTGGCAGTCATTGTGGTCAGAGTGTGCACGCTGAACTGGCACTAGTAACATCATACTCAAATCAGACACCTCCAACACTAGCAGTGAAGCAGAATGAAGTGGGTTTTCAACATGAAAACTGTTCCCAGCTTACCTCCGCTGTACCCTACACCTCTTGAAaccccttccttccaaagagaGACTGAATGCTATTTCTAGTAACTAAGAACATGGTTCTAAAATTGTTTATTGGTACAGAACCAAACTCATTATTTAACTGGAACAACATTCTTCACACTTCACTTTTAAGTGGTTTTTAGCCCTTCAATCTCAGGCATTTTATTCTCTAGGTCTGATGTTACTTTTGCAGACTTACCATGACagaatgggtttgatgggtTAAAATTTAATGGGAACTCATGTGATACCTATCAATACACAAAAGACACAGTCAGGATTGTATATAGTATTTCCTCCTAAGTGCTTCCCCTCGTCTTATGTAGTGCATTTAAATATTCCATTACCTGAAAGGTAGGAGGAATTTGTGCACCAAATCCAAAGGCTGGAAACATCTTATCTCTACAAAAAAGCAAttgtaaagaaaacaaagtgagTGCCTTCCTTTAAATGATGTCATAGTTCAGTATGGTTGATTAATCTGGGATGGTTTTGATCAATAAAAAATGTTGTTTACTAAGCAGTAAGAAGCAAAATTAAATGGAATTTTCACGCACAATGGTGGGGGAAGTATTGTAGGGCCAAAATCAGTCTTTATCAGCAAATTGGCAAGAATGCACTCATTGAAATTAATGTTGCTCTTTACATCAGATGAAAAGCCTTGCTTGCATGCTGTAAACACAAGCACAGTAATTACAAAGTCTTTTTTAGCTCAGAAGTTCCATTCTGATGTATCTGCTGACATCTTCAGCACTGATTCAAGAAACTTACACACAAATCTACATCCATCTAAACAAAACATTTAAACAAAAAACTAACACTTACGTATCATAGTCCTGAATGACCATGCCTACAGACCAAATGGCTGTCAGGTATTCATTCACTCCGTTAGGACTGAGGTAATGCAGAGAGTCTGGAGAGCGAGGGTCACCATTGGAGCCTGTGAAATCTATCCCCACCTGTCAAATGCAACATTTACATCAATTGCTGTTAAAGGTAAAATTATGTTTCTTATCTCTGGCAAAGCCAAAGTGAAAATCGTGAAGGACTGGTAAACAGCAGTTACCAGGACATCTACAAATCAGGCACAACACTTAGATGTAGGTTTCTTAGAATATTAACACTGTTAAAACCATGGCActccaaacacagcagcagctctgtcagcttttcactgcttcctttcagTTACAACTCACAGTAGCTCTTTCAATAGCTTTTATTCTGTATCTTGCCCATACGCACCTTCAGCCTCAGATGTACGACTAGCAAGAAACCAGAGAACCCTAGAGCCAGCTCCTTCTCTAACCTCATTGGGTCTTTCTGCTTTGGTGATGAGGCACTTCAGCAGGGTGAAGACATCTTATTGTGATGTGTGCTGTATTTGGTTCACCAATTACATAACTTAAGGGTCCCAACCCACATGATGGCTTCTGTACATTGCTTTCATTAAGCAAAGGGCCTTGAAAGCCACCATCAAGGGCAAAAGCAAAtggaaacagagaggaaaaaaaaacccacaaccaaacctGTACTAAAACAGAACTACAAAATTCTCATTGGTCTCCATCCACACAGCTCTCTAACTACAGAACTTTGTGCCCTAACTAAAGAAAACAATTGTTTCTAAACAAATGGCAAATGGCTTTCCTGCTCCATGCTACAcaacctaaaaaaaccccaaacaaaccacaaagccaccccaaaaccccccagaAAAACAACAATCAAATGAAGTACACAGGCAACTAATTGCATACTTCAGTTTGTTCTGAAACTCAAAAGCTTCTTTATATGAATGGTTTAACTTACTGTGAAATTCAGCTGACACCCACCCATGATGTAATCAAGGAAGGTGCATTCCACTATGATCTAAAAGGTAATGAAAAaaattagattatttttttttctcttgaatgACAGAAAACCACTAAGTATTACTGCAGCAAATTTGGGCATTACAGATTTGTTATCTTTACCCATGCAAAGCAGAACTCTTACTCTACAGATATCCCCCCCACCCACTACAGTGAAGACTATGTTTATAGCATGTGCTGTCACATGCTCAGCGCATCATGCTTAGGCCTTGTACAAAGTTACAGACAAAGCATCTTCAAAAGCTCTATCATTTACAAAACATATTCTGACAGATTTTAATTCACTATAGAACAGTGCAGTGTCTCAAGAACTGGTAAGCAAATTGGTAAGCAGCCTTTGCCATATAGATGGCAAGACAATTTGAAGGGACAGGGAGGACAGACATGCGATTCAGCTGTCAATCAGTCTCCTTATATGAATCAGAGCCCTTAACCATTTACTATCTGGATCTTCCAAGATATTTGAAAGTTTCTTGATATTTGAAAGATTCAATGATTCTTGGGTGAAgacatagtatcagtcagggctggaagggaccacaaggattatctagttccaacccctctgccatgggcagggacacctcacactagatcagcctggccaggttggtcttacacacctccagcgatggggcctcaaccacctccctggacaatccattccagggtttcaccactcccacagtgaagaaattccttctcacatccagtctgaatctccccacctccagcttcattccattccccctagtcctatcactacctgatatcctgagaagttcctccccagcctccctttagatactggaaggctacaattaggtcacctcagagccttctcttctccagactgaacagccccaactctttcagtctgtcctcataggagaggtgctccagccctctgatcatccttgtggcccttctctggacacattccagcacatccatatccttcttgtaataggggctccagaacatATTAGATGTTACAACTGAACACTTGCAAGCAGAGAGCTGTACGTTACTGACCTCACAGTGCTTAACGCTCACAATGCCAGAGTTTTTAtaactctttttcttctgtcttttcttttcattgatGCATTCAAACTCCACCTGcacaaatgtaaacaaatcCAACAAAAGCACTATAAATAGAATTTATGCAACCATTTTTAAAATTCTCTAGCCCAGGACTGACACTTTGGGCTTGTATTGAAAACGCATTTTATTTTAGCATCAAGCAAAATTAAACCCAGTCTACCCAAAATCAGCAAGAAAAACCTCCACTGTCAAAAGAGCAATCCTCTCTTACAATTACATTTGTTTAGACAACTGTATTTCAACCAAGGAGATTTTCTAATACTTTTTCTCCAAGGTTTCTCCTAAAAGCCTTCTTTTGTTGAAGACATGGTGGGTCAGGCAAAACACCACTgttcccagcagctgtggcagtaaCATACCAAATAAGACCAGATTTGTGCTTTCCAAAATCAGTTACTGAGCCTTCAACAACTAAACCAGTACTCAAACCTCCGAGTGCAATCAACAGCCACCAGGGTTAAGCAGCTCCTGCCATCATACAGTCATAGTGGCACACTGCAGCATGCCTGGTGCATAAGTAGCCTGAGAAGGTATTCCTGACATGCCTTCTGGCTCAGTGCCAGAAACAGCTTCTGTTGCTTTCCTTTAATTATGTTTTAAAGAAGTGATCCTGCAATTAATCTCAAGTGAAACAAAATAGCACTAACAAGGTCAGCACCTGAGAAGACTACATGCCTCTTGTCtaccttgttttcttttgctattTCACCGCCAGCATCACTTCTGTTTGATGGAAATTGTCTTACAGGGACTTGTTTTTTTGTACCAGGTCAATTTGTGTGGTACTCACTAGTAACAGCCATGAGACAGAACATTTATAATTTTTCAATCACATTTTGTAATCCTCCAATCAGAGCTCACTAACAGCATGTCTGGGAGGAAGATAAACcttaagggaagggaaaaaagtatAAAAAGTCATCAGTTCTCCAGAGAATGAAAGCCACCGTTCTTCAGTCATATGCCCCCTTTACTTCAGTCATATGAGATCAGCTTTCTCAGCAACTAAGAGTCACACCTACCCTCACGCTTGCTAAATTTCAAAGTAGTTCTGC
This DNA window, taken from Dryobates pubescens isolate bDryPub1 chromosome 14, bDryPub1.pri, whole genome shotgun sequence, encodes the following:
- the CPNE3 gene encoding copine-3 isoform X1 — protein: MAAQCVTKVELTISCTNLLDKDVGSKSDPLCVLLQNTSGQQWYEVDRTERVKNSLNPKFAKKFMIDYYFELVQKLKFGIYDIDNKTFDLSDDDFLGEFECTLGQIVSSRTLTKPLLLKNGRPAGKGSIVITAEEVKDNRVVVLEVEARKLDNKDFFGKSDPYLEFHKQTGDGNWVMVHRTEVIKNNLNPVWRPFKISLNSLCYSDMDKAIKVECYDYDGDGSHDLIGSFQTTMSKLKEASRSSPVEFECINEKKRQKKKSYKNSGIVSVKHCEIIVECTFLDYIMGGCQLNFTVGIDFTGSNGDPRSPDSLHYLSPNGVNEYLTAIWSVGMVIQDYDTDKMFPAFGFGAQIPPTFQVSHEFPLNFNPSNPFCHGVQGIVDAYRACLPQVQLYGPTNFSPIINHVARFAAAATQQQTASQYFILLIITDGVITDLDQTRTAIVNASKLPMSIIIVGVGGADFDAMEFLDGDNGVLRSSSGEAAVRDIVQFVPFRKFQNSPKEALAQCVLAEVPQQVVNYFSTYKLQPPQNPAAK